The Vicia villosa cultivar HV-30 ecotype Madison, WI linkage group LG1, Vvil1.0, whole genome shotgun sequence genome includes a region encoding these proteins:
- the LOC131613840 gene encoding SUPPRESSOR OF GAMMA RESPONSE 1-like — translation SYIFRPSCSWLVDKSSIAAKIWHASGATERVISGSNPTIACPNCQHVIDNRKVTQEWPGLPIGVKFDPSDQEIMLHLLAKVGQENLKSHPLIDEFIPTIDMDEGICYTHPRYLPGVALDGSVSHFFHRAVKAYNSGSRKRRRVNGQDDLSYVRWHKTGKTKPILLNGVQIGSKKIMVLYSTQDSSGKTNWIMHQYHLGTKENEKHGEYVASKVFYQQPEHVKLRGKGDQDIRHTAEKESPVTPNVVTLEPNRFKKQCSDIDQAQQSHHTPETLLSLPELESPLFGTRDDNDELANIDMSMYMSMLETPINEGIDDIDLSQYLLDSQEFAETFPSFKDLLPGQSPNRDGENGEHNEQHSLATCAHLGQDQLNNNIEDYQNLDLDTAKKNDIEDYQNLNLDIANKNYIEDNQNLDLDFANKNYIEDNQNLDLDFANMNGIEDYQNLGLDFANMNGIEDYQNLCLDFANMNGIEDYQNLGVDFANMNGIEDYQNLGVDIAKNDIEDYLNLELDSPTTDFGLSHLDFDSQDSYLAWDGYKKFN, via the exons TCTTATATATTCAGACCATCATGTTCGTGGTTGGTGGACAAAAGTAGCATTGCAGCCAAAATATGGCATGCATCTGGAGCAACCGAGAGAGTTATATCGGGAAGCAATCCAACTATAGCTTGCCCAAATTGTCAACATGTTATTGACAACCGTAAA GTAACACAAGAGTGGCCTGGATTACCTATAGGTGTTAAATTTGATCCATCTGATCAAGAAATAATGTTGCACTTACTTGCAAAAGTTGGCCAAGAAAACTTAAAATCCCACCCTCTCATCGACGAATTTATCCCTACTATTGATATGGACGAGGGTATCTGTTATACTCATCCTCGATATTTACCAG GTGTTGCACTAGACGGAAGTGTTTCGCACTTTTTCCATAGAGCGGTAAAAGCTTATAATTCTGGCAGTCGAAAGCGTCGAAGAGTAAATGGTCAAGATGATTTAAGTTATGTCCGCTGGCACAAGACCGGAAAGACTAAGCCGATTCTTTTGAACGGGGTTCAAATAGGAAGTAAAAAGATTATGGTTCTCTATTCGACTCAGGATTCATCTGGTAAAACTAATTGGATTATGCATCAGTATCATCTTGGGACGAAAGAGAATGAAAAGCATGGAGAGTACGTTGCATCGAAAGTCTTTTACCAGCAGCCGGAGCATGTCAAACTGCGGGGCAAAGGTGATCAGGATATTCGTCACACCGCTGAAAAAGAGAGTCCTGTCACTCCCAATGTTGTTACTCTTGAGCCTAATCGGTTCAAAAAGCAATGCTCGGATATCGACCAAGCACAACAATCTCATCATACTCCTGAG ACTCTGCTAAGCCTTCCTGAGTTAGAAAGTCCGTTATTTGGTACTCGGGATGACAATGATGAGCTTGCGAATATAGATATGTCGATGTATATGTCGATGTTAGAAACTCCGATTAATGAAGGGATAGATGACATTGACCTGTCACAGTATCTATTAGACTCACAAGAATTTGCAGAAACATTTCCCTCGTTTAAGGATTTGCTTCCAGGCCAGTCTCCGAATAGGGATGGAGAAAACGGAGAACATAATGAGCAACATAGTCTTGCTACATGTGCTCATCTAGGACAAGACCAGTTGAACAACAATATTGAAGATTACCAAAATCTTGACCTGGACACTGCAAAGAAGAACGATATTGAAGATTACCAAAATCTTAACCTTGATATTGCAAACAAGAACTATATCGAAGATAACCAAAATCTTGACCTTGACTTTGCAAACAAGAACTATATCGAAGATAACCAAAATCTTGACCTTGACTTTGCAAACATGAACGGTATCGAAGATTACCAAAATCTTGGCCTTGACTTTGCAAACATGAACGGTATCGAAGATTACCAAAATCTTTGCCTTGACTTTGCAAACATGAACGGTATTGAAGATTACCAAAATCTTGGCGTTGACTTTGCAAACATGAACGGTATCGAAGATTACCAAAATCTTGGTGTTGACATTGCAAAGAACGATATCGAGGACTACCTAAATCTTGAACTTGACTCACCAACCACCGATTTTGGATTAAGTCATCTG GACTTCGATTCGCAGGATAGCTATCTTGCTTGGGATGGTTACAAGAAATTCAACTAA